From the Bacillus sp. (in: firmicutes) genome, one window contains:
- a CDS encoding thioesterase produces MKPGIEVGQTATVEAIVTPEMFAQFEGNVIHPAYSTVSMVYHMEWASRKIILPYLEDNEEGIGAAVSVKHVAPTTEGEVVTVTATLTELKDNVVITKVEAKNKKRLIGIGEVKQVILPKQEIKEMLLTQKS; encoded by the coding sequence ATGAAACCAGGTATTGAAGTGGGGCAAACAGCGACGGTAGAGGCAATTGTTACACCCGAGATGTTTGCGCAATTTGAAGGAAATGTAATCCATCCTGCCTATTCCACCGTTTCGATGGTATATCACATGGAATGGGCTTCAAGAAAAATTATTTTACCATATTTAGAAGATAACGAAGAAGGGATTGGAGCAGCAGTGAGTGTGAAGCACGTTGCTCCCACGACAGAAGGAGAAGTGGTCACAGTTACAGCTACCTTAACAGAATTGAAAGATAATGTAGTGATTACAAAAGTAGAGGCGAAAAACAAAAAACGTTTAATAGGAATCGGTGAAGTAAAACAAGTCATCCTACCAAAGCAAGAAATTAAAGAAATGCTTCTGACTCAGAAGTCTTAG
- a CDS encoding Glu/Leu/Phe/Val dehydrogenase produces the protein MKTLSKDGSMDIFSLMSEHEQVIFCNDEKTGLKAIIAIHNTTLGPALGGCRMQPYKTVDDALFDVLRLSKGMTYKCAAADVDFGGGKAVIIGDPQKDKTPELFRAFGQFVESLNGRFYTGTDMGTTPDDFVHALKETNCIVGVSEEYGGSGDSSVPTALGVIYGIQATNQVVFGSDGLAGKTYAIQGLGKVGSKVAIRLLEEGADLYVCDLNDEAIQKVLLRAKELGATVKVVKGEEIYKTDADVFVPCAFGNVVNDDTIDLFRVKAIVGSANNQLLDIRHGKMLQNKGILYAPDYIVNAGGLIQVADELYEPNKERVLQKTKGIYTTLLNIYKEAENERMTTVEAANRFCEQRIELRKSRNNFFTHKKRPKWDIRL, from the coding sequence ATGAAAACGCTTTCGAAAGACGGATCCATGGATATTTTCTCTCTAATGAGTGAGCATGAACAAGTGATTTTTTGTAACGATGAAAAAACAGGATTAAAAGCGATTATTGCGATTCATAATACAACTCTTGGCCCAGCACTAGGCGGCTGTCGGATGCAACCCTATAAAACAGTAGACGATGCCTTGTTTGATGTACTCCGTCTATCAAAAGGGATGACATATAAATGCGCAGCAGCAGACGTAGATTTTGGTGGTGGAAAAGCAGTAATTATAGGTGATCCACAAAAAGATAAAACTCCAGAATTGTTCCGGGCATTTGGTCAATTTGTGGAATCGTTAAACGGTAGGTTTTATACAGGAACGGACATGGGGACCACACCAGATGATTTTGTTCATGCATTAAAAGAAACAAACTGTATTGTTGGTGTCAGTGAAGAATATGGGGGAAGCGGCGATTCGTCTGTCCCAACAGCATTAGGTGTCATTTACGGAATTCAAGCGACCAATCAAGTGGTCTTTGGAAGTGATGGACTGGCAGGAAAAACTTACGCGATTCAAGGACTCGGCAAAGTCGGATCTAAAGTTGCCATTCGTCTTCTTGAAGAAGGAGCGGATTTATATGTTTGTGATTTAAATGATGAAGCGATTCAAAAAGTGTTATTGCGAGCAAAAGAACTGGGGGCAACGGTAAAGGTAGTGAAAGGGGAAGAAATTTATAAAACGGATGCAGATGTATTTGTTCCGTGTGCATTTGGAAATGTCGTTAACGATGACACAATTGATTTGTTTCGAGTAAAAGCCATTGTGGGGTCGGCAAATAACCAGCTATTAGATATCCGTCACGGCAAGATGCTTCAAAATAAAGGCATTTTATATGCTCCTGATTATATCGTAAATGCGGGTGGATTAATTCAAGTAGCAGATGAATTATATGAACCGAATAAAGAGCGCGTATTACAAAAAACAAAAGGAATTTACACAACCCTTCTTAACATTTATAAAGAAGCAGAAAATGAGCGAATGACAACTGTTGAGGCAGCGAATCGGTTTTGTGAACAACGTATTGAGCTACGTAAATCAAGAAATAACTTCTTTACACATAAAAAGCGACCGAAATGGGATATTCGCCTATAA
- a CDS encoding ABC transporter ATP-binding protein, with the protein MLQLNQIFKVFNEGTPDEKIALNNVSLTLNKGDFVTIIGSNGAGKSTLMNVISGVLFPDEGSVFIDGNDVTNLPEYQRSRYIGRVFQDPMAGTAPSMTIEENLAIAFSRINSRTFKRGVTKKRREFFREVLQTLHLGLENRLNAKVGLLSGGERQALSLLMATFTEPQILLLDEHTAALDPSRAELITQLTKDIVEKYHLTTLMVTHNMQQAIELGNRLIMMDKGQIIFEVNAQEKKQLTVEKLLHEFQRIRGEQMASDRAILS; encoded by the coding sequence ATGTTGCAGTTAAATCAGATCTTTAAAGTGTTTAATGAAGGAACACCTGATGAAAAAATAGCCCTTAACAATGTTAGCCTGACGTTAAATAAAGGAGATTTTGTAACGATTATCGGCAGTAATGGGGCAGGAAAATCAACGCTTATGAACGTAATTTCGGGTGTATTATTTCCGGATGAAGGTAGTGTGTTTATTGATGGAAATGACGTGACAAATCTACCAGAATATCAGCGTTCCCGATATATTGGGAGAGTTTTTCAAGATCCAATGGCAGGGACGGCACCGAGTATGACGATTGAAGAGAACCTGGCAATCGCATTTTCCCGAATTAATTCCCGAACTTTTAAGCGAGGTGTCACCAAAAAAAGAAGAGAATTTTTTCGAGAAGTCCTCCAAACGCTCCATCTTGGTTTAGAAAATCGTTTAAATGCAAAAGTAGGATTATTATCTGGTGGTGAGCGGCAAGCATTGTCACTTTTAATGGCTACGTTTACCGAACCACAGATTCTACTTTTAGATGAACATACAGCAGCCCTTGACCCTTCTAGAGCCGAATTAATTACCCAATTAACAAAAGACATTGTCGAGAAATACCATTTAACGACGTTAATGGTCACGCACAATATGCAACAAGCCATTGAGTTAGGCAATCGCCTTATTATGATGGATAAAGGACAAATTATTTTTGAAGTAAATGCACAAGAAAAGAAACAGCTAACTGTTGAAAAATTGTTGCATGAATTTCAACGAATTCGTGGAGAACAAATGGCAAGTGATCGAGCTATTTTAAGTTAA
- the pdhA gene encoding pyruvate dehydrogenase (acetyl-transferring) E1 component subunit alpha yields the protein MEKQFPLIQVIDHYGNVVVDEWRHHVTRELSMTFYRHLIRTRTFDRKCISLQRQGRIGTYAPYEGQEASQVGSALALEEGDWMFPTYRDHGATMTFGHSLTNILLFWNGRNEGCVPPKGKKIMPPSVPIATQIPHAAGTALAEKRKGTTNAVIVYFGDGATSEGDFHEGLNFASVFHAPVVFFNQNNQYAISVPITRQMKSKTIAQKALAYDIYGVRVDGNDVFAVYFETKKALERARNGEGPTLIEAVTWRYGAHTTADDPTKYRNQEESEKRREQSDPILRLERLMKNEGWFDEVWAKKVQEEVTQEIDHAVREMESFPKADPENMFKHVFAEPTWTIEEQKKAYFAWKGGGVV from the coding sequence ATGGAAAAGCAATTTCCACTTATTCAAGTCATCGATCATTACGGAAATGTTGTAGTAGATGAATGGCGTCATCATGTTACGAGAGAGCTTTCCATGACATTTTACCGTCATTTAATACGAACACGGACGTTTGACAGAAAGTGTATAAGTTTACAGCGCCAAGGCCGTATTGGAACATATGCCCCTTATGAAGGACAAGAAGCGTCTCAAGTAGGAAGTGCCCTTGCCTTAGAGGAAGGAGATTGGATGTTTCCTACCTATCGCGATCATGGGGCGACCATGACATTTGGACATTCGTTAACCAACATTTTATTATTTTGGAACGGTCGAAACGAAGGGTGTGTTCCTCCGAAAGGGAAAAAAATTATGCCGCCAAGTGTACCAATCGCTACCCAAATTCCGCATGCTGCTGGGACGGCGCTTGCAGAAAAACGAAAAGGGACAACGAATGCAGTAATTGTGTATTTCGGTGATGGAGCAACATCCGAAGGAGATTTTCATGAAGGATTAAATTTTGCGAGCGTTTTTCATGCTCCAGTTGTATTTTTTAACCAAAACAACCAATATGCGATTTCGGTACCCATCACACGCCAAATGAAATCGAAAACCATCGCCCAAAAAGCGCTCGCCTATGATATATACGGTGTTCGTGTCGATGGAAATGATGTGTTTGCTGTGTACTTTGAAACGAAAAAAGCGCTTGAGAGAGCAAGAAACGGTGAAGGACCGACGTTAATTGAAGCCGTTACATGGCGTTACGGAGCTCACACAACAGCAGATGACCCGACGAAATACCGAAATCAAGAAGAAAGCGAAAAGAGACGGGAACAGTCAGACCCGATTTTACGGCTTGAACGCTTAATGAAAAATGAAGGTTGGTTCGACGAAGTATGGGCAAAAAAGGTACAAGAAGAAGTTACACAGGAAATTGATCATGCTGTTCGTGAAATGGAGTCCTTCCCAAAAGCTGATCCCGAAAATATGTTTAAGCATGTATTTGCTGAGCCAACATGGACGATTGAAGAGCAGAAAAAAGCTTACTTTGCTTGGAAAGGAGGGGGAGTCGTATGA